One region of Chitinophaga varians genomic DNA includes:
- a CDS encoding DUF1543 domain-containing protein — MEPLKLYMLLLGCTTPGRHTEQHDVFFGIAHKLSDLVPAMKAFWPEAGDKLHIDAWREVTSVGNYHITVVPREEVVDNPEQLYFLNLGGYKPGEMEEYHYKMLSVSKDIGAAIREAKETAFYKHTGFSSDASPAATSHVDDKYGVDVDDIIPVKDILPEPVRTLYQLKVTQVAEPVPEDELHLGYFQLHKI, encoded by the coding sequence ATGGAACCTCTGAAACTATATATGTTATTGCTGGGCTGTACAACGCCCGGCCGTCATACGGAACAACACGACGTTTTTTTCGGCATCGCGCATAAACTGAGCGACCTGGTGCCAGCCATGAAAGCCTTCTGGCCCGAAGCCGGCGATAAATTGCATATTGATGCCTGGCGCGAAGTGACCAGCGTTGGCAACTATCATATTACGGTAGTGCCCCGTGAGGAAGTGGTAGATAACCCGGAACAGCTGTATTTCCTGAACCTTGGTGGATATAAGCCGGGAGAAATGGAAGAGTATCATTATAAGATGCTCAGTGTAAGCAAAGATATCGGCGCCGCTATCCGGGAAGCAAAAGAAACCGCTTTTTATAAACACACCGGTTTTTCTTCCGATGCTTCCCCTGCTGCCACTTCTCATGTTGATGATAAATATGGAGTAGATGTAGATGATATCATTCCGGTAAAAGATATCTTACCAGAACCGGTGAGAACATTGTATCAGCTGAAAGTTACGCAGGTAGCGGAACCTGTACCGGAAGACGAACTGCATTTAGGTTATTTCCAGCTTCACAAAATATAA